Proteins from one Chitinophaga oryzae genomic window:
- the pyrR gene encoding bifunctional pyr operon transcriptional regulator/uracil phosphoribosyltransferase PyrR translates to MKTILNGKQLAITIDRLCHQLIENHLQFENTVLIGLQPRGIYLGDRIYETLKKLLPGTAIHYGKLDITFYRDDYNKGKTLHVPSETNINFSIENKKVVLIDDVLYTGRTIRSALDAMLDFGRPASVELLALIDRRFSRQLPIQPDYTGRTIDALISQKVRVLWEQRDGKDEVILVD, encoded by the coding sequence TTGAAGACCATACTAAACGGCAAACAACTGGCTATTACGATAGACAGGCTTTGCCATCAGCTGATCGAGAATCATTTGCAGTTTGAGAATACGGTGCTGATAGGCTTGCAGCCACGTGGCATCTACCTGGGAGACAGGATTTATGAAACATTGAAAAAACTGCTGCCGGGTACTGCTATCCATTATGGCAAACTGGACATCACATTTTACAGAGACGATTACAATAAGGGCAAAACACTCCATGTGCCCAGTGAAACCAACATTAATTTCTCCATAGAAAATAAAAAGGTGGTGCTGATAGACGACGTATTGTACACAGGACGAACGATCCGTTCGGCGCTGGATGCCATGCTCGACTTCGGCAGGCCGGCCTCGGTGGAACTGCTGGCGTTGATAGACCGCCGGTTCAGCCGCCAGCTGCCCATTCAGCCCGATTATACCGGGCGCACCATCGATGCTCTTATTTCCCAGAAAGTAAGGGTATTATGGGAGCAAAGGGATGGGAAAGATGAAGTCATTCTGGTTGATTAA